DNA sequence from the Deltaproteobacteria bacterium genome:
TCGCCTGCGCCGCTTTCAGGAACTTGGCGGAAGGGACGCCATGGGCGGACACAGGCACCAGCAAGAGATCTGGCTTCCACCCCAGCGACCCGACCACGGTAAACGCTTCATCTTCGTCGGGCTCGACATTTCACCCTTTGAACAGGCCCGCAAAGAGGATCTTAAACGGTCGCTGATCATCTCGTCCGTGCTGCTTTTACTGGGATTCGGGGGTTATATATCGATCTTCTGGGTGCAGAACTACCGTGCGGCCCGACGCTCGCTGCAGGAATCCGACACCTTCACCGACGAGGTGGTGGCCAATCTGCCGGTGGGATTGATGGCCACGGACCGAAACGGTAACATCGCCTTTTTCAACGCCGTTGCCGAACGCATTACCGGCCTGCCACACGACCAGGCCTACGGCAGGGCTTTGGAAGACGTGTTGCCGCCGGACTGGCATGTCTTCAAGCAGGCCATCGAGAGTGGCCGGACCGTTATCGAACAGGAGAAAGAGTGCGCCTTCGGCAACCGGAAAGCGGTTCCCGTAAGTGTGAGCGCTGCGCGCATTACCGGAGAAGAGGGACAATTCCTCGGCAACGTCGTCATTTTGAGAGACATCGCCGACGTCCGGCGCCTGCAGGAGGAGATCAGGCGCACTGAAAAACTGGCCGCCCTCGGCGGTCTGGCCGCCGGTGTGGCCCATGAAATCAGGAACCCCTTGAGCTCCATCAAGGGAATCGCCACCTATTTCAGAGACCGCCTCGACACCGCCCCCGCCGACAAAGAAACCGCGGAAGTCATGATTCAGGAAGTGGACCGGCTGAACCGGGTCATCAGCGAACTCTTGGAGTTCGCCCGGCCCCCACAATTGAAAACCCGGATGACGCCCCTCGGCGACCTGGTCCGGCACACGCTGCGCCTGGTGCAGCAGGACGCCCAGTCCAGCGACATCGACCTGCAGGTGACGGTCACGCCTAAAGACCTCTCCCTTGAAATGGATCCGGACCGCTTTTCCCAATGTCTCCTGAACCTTTACCTGAATGCCATCCAGGCCATGGAAAATGACGGGACCCTTTCCATCGACTGCGCCCTCAAAGGCGAAAACGTAATCCTGAAAATATCAGACACCGGCCCGGGGATAAGCCGCGCCCATCTGCAGCATGTGTTCAACCCCTATTTCACCACCAAGCCATCGGGGAGCGGTCTCGGTCTGGCCATTGCCCACAAAATCGTGGAGGCCCATCAGGGCCGCATTACGGTCGACAGCGCCCCGGGGCAAGGCACCGTGTTTACCATCACCCTGCCGCAAGGGCTGCGTGCCCCTATTCATGGAGCAACGACCGATGAGTGATGCCCATATTCTGATTGTGGACGACGATCCCGGGCACCGGATCACCCTCGACACCATCATCAAAAGCTGGGGATATGACGTGACGTGCGTCGGCGACGGTTCCGAAGCCGTCGAACGTGTCAGGGAAATACCTGTCGATCTGATCCTGATGGATGTCCGCATGACGGTGATGGACGGCCTGGAGGCCTTGAAACGCATCAAATCCTACAATCCAGCCATCCCGATACTGGTCATGACCGCTTATTCCTCGGTGGAATCCGCCGTGGATGCGCTCAAATCGGGTGCCTACGACTACCTCACCAAGCCCTTGGATTTCGAAGCACTGAAACTTACCATCGAACGGGCCCTCGAACACGCCGGCCTGAAGGCGGAAAACAGGGAACTCAGGCAAAAGCTGGGAAGGGATTTCGATGTGGCCCACATCATCGGCAAAAGCCGCCCCATGCAGGAACTGATCGACATGACCGCCATGATCGCGCCGTCCGAAGCCACCGT
Encoded proteins:
- a CDS encoding PAS domain S-box protein gives rise to the protein MKPETNHLPRLGLQASPWILLGGALILLLVVAAMALQDINREKENMSRILIEKGAAWIKAIEAGTRLGMRRMMRGEDQFQNLLEETAGQSDVRYVAVTDEKGFILAHNDITRKGKPHIDHRSLPTGKALTREHWRLVEENGQKVFEVYREFRPLSRQEMIHRLRRFQELGGRDAMGGHRHQQEIWLPPQRPDHGKRFIFVGLDISPFEQARKEDLKRSLIISSVLLLLGFGGYISIFWVQNYRAARRSLQESDTFTDEVVANLPVGLMATDRNGNIAFFNAVAERITGLPHDQAYGRALEDVLPPDWHVFKQAIESGRTVIEQEKECAFGNRKAVPVSVSAARITGEEGQFLGNVVILRDIADVRRLQEEIRRTEKLAALGGLAAGVAHEIRNPLSSIKGIATYFRDRLDTAPADKETAEVMIQEVDRLNRVISELLEFARPPQLKTRMTPLGDLVRHTLRLVQQDAQSSDIDLQVTVTPKDLSLEMDPDRFSQCLLNLYLNAIQAMENDGTLSIDCALKGENVILKISDTGPGISRAHLQHVFNPYFTTKPSGSGLGLAIAHKIVEAHQGRITVDSAPGQGTVFTITLPQGLRAPIHGATTDE